A genomic segment from Paenibacillus sp. FSL K6-1096 encodes:
- a CDS encoding MinD/ParA family protein produces the protein MMDQAQSLRRLVSSQDARPASGSGSSARIITVCSGKGGVGKSNFTLNFALALKAMGKRVLLFDADIGMANIDVLMGVSAKYNLYHLLKREADIGQIIQHGPQALPFIAGGSGMDELFTLSETDLNYFTAQIGLIADTMDYILFDTGAGLSKETMKFITSADDCLVVTTPEPTAITDAYALMKVVHHSHPETAFRLIVNQAGDEREARATSDKICMAASRFLQLELPVLGYISSDPHVVQAVKRQIPFSVAFPNSIAARDVRRLALSYLAADSVETAKVQGIRGFISKWLKRNK, from the coding sequence ATGATGGATCAGGCGCAATCGTTAAGACGGCTGGTGTCCAGCCAGGATGCCCGGCCGGCCTCCGGCAGCGGCAGCTCCGCCCGCATCATTACCGTATGCAGCGGTAAGGGGGGAGTCGGGAAGTCGAATTTCACCCTTAACTTTGCGCTTGCACTGAAAGCAATGGGGAAGCGGGTTCTGCTGTTCGATGCGGACATCGGGATGGCCAATATCGATGTGCTGATGGGCGTATCCGCAAAGTATAACCTGTATCACCTGCTCAAGCGGGAAGCTGATATCGGACAGATCATCCAGCACGGGCCGCAGGCCCTGCCTTTTATCGCCGGCGGCTCCGGGATGGATGAGCTGTTTACCCTTTCCGAGACCGATTTGAATTACTTTACCGCACAGATCGGCCTCATTGCCGATACGATGGATTACATCCTGTTTGACACAGGGGCGGGCCTCTCAAAGGAGACGATGAAGTTCATTACCTCTGCAGACGACTGCCTGGTGGTGACCACCCCGGAGCCTACAGCGATCACGGATGCGTACGCCTTAATGAAGGTGGTTCATCATTCCCATCCGGAGACGGCGTTCAGGCTGATTGTCAATCAGGCGGGAGATGAACGGGAGGCCCGGGCAACCAGCGACAAAATCTGCATGGCTGCCAGCCGCTTCCTCCAGCTTGAGCTTCCTGTCCTCGGGTATATCAGCAGTGATCCGCATGTTGTCCAGGCCGTAAAGAGACAAATTCCATTCTCAGTGGCTTTTCCGAACAGTATTGCAGCCAGGGATGTGCGCAGGCTTGCGCTGAGCTATCTGGCTGCTGATTCAGTAGAAACCGCTAAAGTGCAGGGCATCAGGGGATTTATCAGCAAGTGGTTGAAACGAAACAAATAA